Proteins encoded in a region of the Haloglomus salinum genome:
- the glmU gene encoding bifunctional sugar-1-phosphate nucleotidylyltransferase/acetyltransferase — protein sequence MLAVILAAGEGTRIRPLSRGVPKPMLPVAGQPLAAHVADAAVAAGADELVFVVGYRGEAVREHFGDSHGGVPVHYAEQDEQRGTADAVHAAREHIDGPFVVLNGDNCYDPEPLSAFFEGGPAVGAQHVDDPTNYGVLTLDDGVVTGIEEKPDDPPSDLVNTGAYRFPAEAKERLEVSTSERGERELTDVLADVTDTHTVRPVEMERWMDVGRPWELLEANERYLADAEGAVAGEVHEDAELRGPVVVEDGATVDAGVVVEGPALVQSGASVGPNAYIRGSTVVGPDATVGHSVEVKNSLLMRGATVAHLSYVGDSILGRDVNFGAGTQVANLRHDGADVELTVKGERVSTGRRKFGVVCGHESKTGINASLEPGVTLSVGATTGAGETVARDR from the coding sequence ATGTTGGCAGTCATCCTTGCGGCCGGCGAGGGCACACGGATCCGGCCGCTCTCGCGGGGGGTCCCGAAACCGATGCTTCCGGTCGCCGGCCAGCCGCTGGCGGCCCACGTCGCCGACGCCGCGGTCGCGGCGGGCGCGGACGAACTGGTCTTCGTCGTGGGCTACCGCGGCGAGGCCGTCCGCGAGCACTTCGGCGACAGTCACGGGGGCGTCCCGGTCCACTACGCCGAACAGGACGAACAGCGCGGCACTGCCGACGCCGTCCACGCCGCGCGCGAACACATCGACGGCCCGTTCGTCGTCCTGAACGGCGACAACTGCTACGACCCCGAACCGCTCTCGGCGTTCTTCGAGGGCGGCCCGGCCGTCGGCGCACAGCACGTCGACGACCCCACGAACTACGGGGTGCTCACGCTCGACGACGGCGTCGTGACGGGCATCGAGGAGAAGCCCGACGACCCGCCGTCGGACCTCGTCAACACGGGCGCCTACCGGTTCCCGGCCGAGGCGAAGGAGCGGCTCGAGGTGTCCACGAGCGAGCGCGGCGAGCGCGAACTCACGGACGTACTGGCCGATGTCACGGACACCCACACCGTCAGGCCGGTCGAGATGGAGCGGTGGATGGACGTCGGGCGGCCGTGGGAGCTACTGGAGGCCAACGAGCGCTACCTGGCGGACGCCGAGGGCGCCGTCGCGGGCGAGGTCCACGAGGACGCCGAGCTTCGCGGCCCGGTCGTCGTCGAGGACGGCGCCACGGTCGATGCGGGCGTCGTCGTCGAGGGGCCAGCGCTCGTCCAGTCGGGGGCCTCGGTCGGTCCGAACGCGTACATCCGCGGGTCGACCGTCGTCGGCCCCGACGCGACGGTCGGCCACTCGGTCGAGGTGAAGAACAGCCTCCTCATGCGCGGGGCGACGGTCGCACACCTCTCGTACGTCGGCGACAGCATCCTCGGCCGTGACGTGAACTTCGGGGCCGGGACCCAGGTGGCGAACCTGCGCCACGACGGGGCCGACGTCGAGCTGACGGTGAAGGGCGAGCGCGTCTCGACCGGCCGCCGGAAGTTCGGCGTCGTCTGCGGCCACGAGAGCAAGACCGGCATCAACGCCAGCCTCGAACCGGGCGTCACCCTCTCGGTCGGGGCGACGACCGGGGCCGGCGAGACGGTCGCACGCGACCGGTGA
- a CDS encoding DUF4129 domain-containing protein yields the protein MNRDSYLALLLAVCCIGAAGVSATTLSSTLEQEPDDVVDIDFSKLPIGEEGGEAAKGALDEESTEKAKVAKEGSEDDSDLQTRGSSNEEGQNAPSSESDDEGKEGPAKNSGQEGESQAAQSGDSGRQFGAGDGKGMGTGGEPSLLQRLLNLLMDLLPLLLLVLALALAYRYRYHLLALALAMKGVLVGDEVASSSSATAWPKGTPSNEVHRAWLSMVSETGIDEPQRRTPSECATAAIEEGHDPGAVRTLTETFEEVRYGGKPVTDERRERARQGLDRIGGGGTV from the coding sequence ATGAACCGGGATAGCTACCTCGCCCTGCTGCTCGCCGTCTGCTGTATCGGCGCGGCGGGGGTCTCGGCGACGACACTGAGCTCCACGCTCGAGCAGGAGCCCGACGACGTCGTCGACATCGACTTCTCGAAGCTCCCCATCGGCGAGGAAGGGGGCGAGGCCGCCAAGGGCGCGCTCGACGAGGAGAGCACGGAGAAGGCGAAGGTGGCGAAAGAGGGCTCGGAGGACGACTCGGACCTGCAGACACGCGGGTCCTCGAACGAGGAGGGCCAGAACGCCCCGAGTTCCGAGTCCGACGACGAGGGGAAGGAAGGTCCCGCCAAGAACTCCGGGCAGGAGGGCGAGTCCCAGGCCGCCCAGTCGGGAGACAGCGGTCGGCAGTTCGGGGCGGGCGACGGCAAGGGGATGGGCACCGGCGGGGAGCCGAGCCTCCTCCAGCGGCTGCTGAACCTGCTGATGGATCTCCTGCCGCTGCTCCTCCTCGTCCTCGCGCTCGCGCTGGCGTACCGGTACCGCTACCACCTGCTCGCACTGGCGCTCGCGATGAAGGGCGTCCTCGTCGGTGACGAGGTGGCATCGTCCTCGAGCGCGACGGCGTGGCCGAAGGGGACCCCATCCAACGAGGTCCATCGGGCGTGGCTGTCGATGGTCTCCGAGACGGGTATCGACGAACCCCAGCGGCGGACACCCTCGGAGTGCGCGACGGCCGCCATCGAGGAGGGCCACGACCCGGGTGCCGTCCGGACGCTGACCGAGACGTTCGAGGAGGTCCGCTACGGCGGGAAACCCGTGACCGACGAGCGGCGTGAACGGGCCCGGCAGGGGCTCGACCGCATCGGCGGAGGTGGGACCGTATGA
- a CDS encoding DUF7269 family protein codes for MSRARTLLGTLGLVAFVVGVFTVFTPAFAAAIPVQGVAESIGGPWVFVAAFGVLAVAVVVAVLLARGVEGIDESRPPDPEDVYRVPHPGQEFDDFVEDGVGVRERLFGDRHQQTRERVAAAALTTLERTRGLSRDEARDAIARGTWTEDAAAASFLSSRRTPGLSERLVAVFRGESTFQHGARRAAREVSRLQGGDR; via the coding sequence ATGAGCCGGGCCCGGACGCTGCTCGGCACGCTGGGCCTCGTGGCCTTCGTGGTGGGTGTGTTCACCGTGTTCACCCCGGCGTTCGCGGCCGCTATCCCCGTCCAGGGTGTCGCCGAGTCCATCGGCGGGCCGTGGGTGTTCGTGGCCGCGTTCGGCGTCCTCGCGGTCGCCGTCGTGGTCGCGGTACTGCTCGCACGCGGTGTCGAGGGCATCGACGAGTCCCGGCCTCCGGACCCGGAGGACGTCTACCGCGTTCCACACCCGGGCCAGGAGTTCGACGACTTCGTCGAGGACGGCGTGGGCGTCCGCGAGCGACTGTTCGGCGACCGCCACCAGCAGACTCGCGAGCGGGTCGCAGCGGCGGCGCTCACGACGCTCGAGCGCACGCGGGGGCTGAGCCGTGACGAGGCGCGCGACGCCATCGCCCGGGGGACCTGGACCGAGGATGCCGCCGCGGCGTCGTTCCTCTCCAGCCGCCGGACGCCCGGCCTGAGCGAGCGCCTCGTCGCCGTCTTCCGTGGCGAGTCGACCTTCCAGCACGGCGCCCGACGCGCCGCCCGGGAGGTCTCGCGACTCCAGGGGGGAGACCGATGA
- a CDS encoding DUF58 domain-containing protein: MTTTRKTRRWRGVIAVALFAGAAGLLFKRPSVLLLSVVGVAYAAYPQLPTEPTVSLDLERRLSDEDPSDGDEVTVRVTVRNTGTGILPDLRLVDGVPPMLSVTGGTPRHAATLRPGESTSFSYTVTATQGTHRFEPATVIARDIAGAAEVETEVAAETTIECVAEVPEVPLRDQTSQLVGRIVTDQGGSGVEFHRTREYERGDDMSRIDWRRFARTGDLTTTEYREERAASVVLCLDVRASAYRSPGEEEPHAVAHSLAAAEQLLSSLAETTDSVGLASLGGSEACWLPPGTGRDQVTRARKLLATHPSLSPYPPDEPAAADHSSALTDLRRRLSNETQVVLFSPLLDAFAVEAAMQLEATDHATTVVSPDVTSPETPGGRLATTERANRITTLRESGIRTVDWDPSEPLGTALIHAQERWSR, translated from the coding sequence ATGACGACCACTCGCAAGACGCGCCGCTGGCGTGGTGTCATCGCGGTCGCGCTGTTCGCCGGCGCCGCCGGCCTGCTGTTCAAGCGCCCCTCGGTCCTGCTGCTGTCGGTGGTCGGCGTCGCCTACGCCGCCTACCCGCAGCTCCCGACCGAACCGACCGTCTCGCTCGACCTCGAGCGGCGGCTCTCCGACGAGGACCCGAGCGACGGCGACGAGGTGACCGTCCGGGTCACGGTCCGCAACACCGGGACCGGCATCCTCCCCGACCTGCGCCTCGTCGACGGCGTGCCGCCGATGCTGTCGGTGACCGGCGGCACGCCGCGCCACGCCGCGACGCTCCGCCCGGGCGAGTCGACCAGCTTCTCGTACACGGTGACGGCGACGCAGGGGACCCACCGGTTCGAGCCCGCGACGGTCATCGCCCGCGATATCGCCGGCGCCGCCGAGGTGGAGACGGAGGTCGCCGCCGAGACCACCATCGAGTGCGTCGCGGAGGTGCCGGAGGTGCCGCTGCGCGACCAGACGAGCCAGCTCGTCGGTCGCATCGTCACCGACCAGGGTGGCAGCGGTGTCGAGTTCCACCGCACGCGCGAGTACGAGCGCGGCGACGACATGAGCCGTATCGACTGGCGCCGGTTCGCCCGGACCGGCGACCTCACGACGACGGAGTACCGAGAGGAGCGGGCGGCCTCGGTCGTCCTCTGTCTGGACGTCCGGGCGTCGGCCTACCGCTCACCCGGCGAGGAGGAGCCACACGCCGTCGCGCACTCGCTCGCGGCGGCCGAACAGCTCCTCTCGTCGCTGGCCGAGACGACCGACTCCGTCGGGCTGGCGTCGCTGGGCGGTTCCGAGGCGTGCTGGCTCCCGCCGGGGACCGGTCGCGACCAGGTGACGCGGGCCCGGAAGCTACTCGCGACGCATCCGTCGCTCTCGCCGTACCCGCCGGACGAACCCGCGGCGGCCGACCATAGCAGCGCGCTGACGGACCTCCGGCGGCGCCTCAGCAACGAGACGCAGGTCGTCCTGTTCTCGCCGCTCCTCGACGCGTTCGCCGTCGAGGCGGCGATGCAACTGGAGGCGACCGACCACGCCACGACGGTCGTCAGTCCGGACGTGACCAGCCCGGAGACGCCGGGTGGCCGGCTGGCCACGACCGAGCGGGCCAATCGCATCACCACGCTGCGCGAGTCGGGCATCCGGACCGTGGACTGGGACCCGTCGGAGCCGCTGGGAACCGCACTCATCCACGCACAGGAGCGGTGGTCGCGATGA
- a CDS encoding DUF7519 family protein yields the protein MTDRNPLALSGVASVLAGLLAIWFVATSSLQRNALLVAALGLAGVGIGIRLARYDHRLVGAILGAGGLGGLAVAFSRLGRGSLAQQLEFYPGVIGLLVLTAGLAPVYRKYERPYVTVGTALVFVSVVTAGVVQSATIWNLLAGGVATVVAWDLGEQAINLRNHVGGDARTWPVELTHASAAAAVGGGAMFLAIFVENANVTGVPLAGLGVMLGAAVVLTTALYN from the coding sequence ATGACCGACCGCAACCCCCTCGCGCTCAGTGGCGTGGCCTCGGTGCTGGCGGGGCTGCTGGCCATCTGGTTCGTCGCCACGTCGAGCCTCCAGCGGAACGCGCTGCTGGTCGCCGCGCTGGGGCTCGCCGGCGTCGGCATCGGCATCCGGCTCGCCCGCTACGACCACCGCCTTGTCGGTGCCATCCTCGGCGCCGGGGGGCTGGGTGGGCTCGCGGTCGCGTTCTCGCGACTCGGGCGTGGCTCGCTGGCCCAGCAACTGGAGTTCTATCCCGGGGTCATCGGGCTGCTCGTGCTGACGGCCGGGCTCGCGCCCGTCTACCGCAAGTACGAGCGCCCGTACGTCACCGTCGGCACCGCGCTGGTCTTCGTGAGCGTCGTCACCGCCGGGGTCGTCCAGAGCGCGACCATCTGGAACCTCCTCGCCGGGGGCGTCGCCACGGTCGTCGCGTGGGACCTCGGCGAGCAGGCCATCAACCTGCGCAACCACGTCGGCGGCGACGCCCGGACGTGGCCCGTCGAACTCACGCACGCCAGCGCGGCGGCCGCGGTCGGCGGCGGGGCGATGTTCCTCGCCATCTTCGTCGAGAACGCGAACGTGACGGGCGTGCCGCTGGCCGGCCTCGGCGTCATGCTCGGCGCCGCGGTCGTACTGACGACGGCGCTGTACAACTGA
- a CDS encoding AAA family ATPase produces MDKVQQECDRILDEISNAVIVDEQVLETVLTGFVSRGHVLLEDVPGTGKTLTARSFAKALGLSFSRIQFTPDLLPNDVTGTHVFNEQTREFEFNPGPIFANIVLADEINRASPKTQAALLEAMEEGQVTIDGETHDLPDPFFVIATQNPVEQEGTFPLPEAQKDRFVIKTSLGYPDDDGELELLDRRADRTNQSPTVSRVCSEGAPEKLQQSPEQVHMERDLRRYVADLSRATREDERVKAGVSPRGTQRLFEAARSLAAIRGRGYATPDDVTTIAPSVLSHRLVLTADARVNNVGKDEVVRDLLNDLPVPTVDYETARASA; encoded by the coding sequence ATGGACAAGGTCCAGCAGGAGTGCGACCGGATTCTCGACGAGATATCCAACGCGGTCATCGTGGACGAGCAGGTCCTCGAGACCGTCCTCACGGGGTTCGTCTCGCGGGGGCACGTGCTGCTCGAGGATGTCCCGGGGACGGGCAAGACCCTGACGGCGCGGAGCTTCGCGAAAGCACTCGGTCTCTCGTTCTCGCGCATCCAGTTCACACCCGACCTGCTCCCGAACGACGTCACCGGGACGCACGTGTTCAACGAGCAGACCCGCGAGTTCGAGTTCAATCCCGGCCCCATCTTCGCGAACATCGTGCTGGCCGACGAGATCAACCGCGCCTCGCCGAAGACACAGGCGGCCCTGCTCGAAGCGATGGAGGAGGGACAGGTCACCATCGACGGGGAGACTCACGACCTCCCGGACCCGTTCTTCGTCATCGCCACCCAGAACCCCGTCGAGCAGGAGGGGACCTTCCCGCTGCCCGAAGCACAGAAGGACCGCTTCGTCATCAAGACGAGCCTGGGCTACCCCGACGACGATGGCGAGCTCGAGCTGCTGGACCGCCGGGCCGACCGGACGAACCAGTCCCCGACGGTGTCGCGGGTCTGCTCGGAGGGCGCGCCCGAGAAGCTCCAGCAGAGCCCCGAACAGGTCCACATGGAGCGTGACCTCCGGCGGTACGTCGCGGACCTCTCGCGAGCGACCCGCGAGGACGAGCGCGTGAAGGCCGGCGTCTCCCCGCGTGGCACCCAGCGGCTGTTCGAGGCGGCCCGGTCCCTGGCGGCCATCCGTGGTCGCGGCTACGCGACGCCCGACGACGTGACGACCATCGCCCCGTCCGTCCTCTCGCACCGGCTGGTCCTCACGGCCGACGCCCGCGTCAACAACGTCGGGAAGGACGAGGTCGTCCGCGACCTGCTGAACGACCTCCCGGTTCCGACGGTCGACTACGAGACCGCCCGCGCATCCGCCTGA
- a CDS encoding Hsp70 family protein produces MTRGHAVGIDFGTTNSVVAHGTVATAGVLSGPSGDPLLPSVVSLTDDGALVGREATERAAERPAETVAGIKRHLGEEHTGVTAPDGTEYTPEQIAALVFSRLRGRAEAALEGPVTDAVVTVPAYFGHRQRTAVRRAAEIAGLDVRRLLSEPTAACLAYGVGAADGSEAELVLVYDLGGGTFDVSLVDVSGGVYDVLASKGDTRLGGNDWDDRIIEWYRSQLDSSATETPRTSARLRKLAKRARHDLTHHESTTVELPALGMNDPAEATLTRETLDDLTGDLVERTLDICDDVLASAGRNPWSIDRLLLVGGATRMPQIREAVYDFFGDVPSEDVDPDQVVATGAAIQASIIHDGPETNDEQDAVMVDVAPRPLGVETMVDDEAGYFSPVIEAQTSIPASRTRHYRTVRDDQRSVSVRVYSGEAERVADNEYLGSFVLRGLPKAPAGEVGVDVTFTVTENGLLEVEAAENETGRAVDVTIESPFDGPDGEVRKAREQLPALEHADA; encoded by the coding sequence ATGACCCGAGGCCACGCCGTCGGCATCGACTTCGGGACGACCAACAGCGTCGTCGCACACGGGACCGTCGCCACGGCCGGAGTGCTCTCCGGTCCGTCCGGGGACCCGCTCCTGCCGTCGGTCGTCTCGCTCACCGACGACGGGGCGCTGGTCGGCCGCGAGGCGACAGAACGGGCGGCAGAGCGCCCGGCCGAGACGGTGGCGGGCATCAAGCGCCACCTCGGCGAGGAACACACCGGCGTGACCGCCCCGGACGGGACCGAGTACACGCCCGAACAGATCGCCGCACTCGTCTTCTCGCGGCTCCGGGGGCGCGCGGAGGCCGCCCTCGAGGGACCGGTCACCGACGCCGTCGTGACGGTGCCGGCGTACTTCGGCCACCGCCAGCGCACGGCCGTCCGCCGGGCCGCCGAGATTGCCGGGCTGGACGTCCGTCGTCTCCTCAGCGAGCCGACCGCCGCCTGTCTCGCCTACGGGGTCGGCGCCGCCGACGGGAGCGAGGCCGAACTGGTCCTCGTCTACGACCTCGGCGGCGGGACGTTCGACGTCTCGCTGGTCGACGTCAGCGGCGGCGTCTACGACGTGCTCGCCTCGAAGGGCGACACGCGGCTCGGGGGCAACGACTGGGACGACCGCATCATCGAGTGGTATCGCTCGCAGCTCGATTCGTCGGCGACCGAGACGCCCCGGACCAGCGCGCGCCTGCGCAAACTCGCGAAGCGGGCCCGCCACGACCTGACTCACCACGAGTCGACGACGGTCGAACTCCCGGCGCTCGGGATGAACGACCCGGCCGAGGCGACGCTCACGCGCGAGACCCTCGACGACCTGACCGGCGACCTCGTCGAGCGGACGCTCGACATCTGCGACGACGTGCTGGCCTCGGCCGGCCGGAACCCGTGGTCCATCGACCGACTCCTCCTGGTCGGCGGCGCGACCCGGATGCCACAGATTCGCGAGGCCGTCTACGACTTCTTCGGCGACGTCCCCTCCGAGGACGTCGACCCCGACCAGGTGGTCGCGACCGGCGCCGCCATCCAGGCCAGCATCATCCACGACGGGCCCGAGACGAACGACGAGCAGGACGCCGTGATGGTCGACGTGGCGCCGCGGCCGCTCGGGGTCGAGACGATGGTCGACGACGAGGCGGGCTACTTCTCGCCAGTCATCGAGGCCCAGACCTCCATCCCGGCCTCGCGGACACGCCACTACCGGACCGTGCGTGACGACCAGCGCTCGGTCTCCGTCCGCGTCTACAGCGGCGAGGCCGAGCGCGTCGCGGACAACGAGTACCTCGGCTCGTTCGTGCTCCGGGGGCTGCCGAAGGCCCCGGCGGGCGAGGTCGGTGTCGACGTGACGTTCACGGTCACCGAGAACGGCCTGCTGGAGGTGGAAGCCGCCGAGAACGAGACGGGCCGGGCCGTCGACGTGACCATCGAGTCGCCGTTCGACGGGCCCGACGGCGAGGTCCGAAAGGCCCGCGAACAGCTGCCGGCCCTCGAGCACGCCGATGCGTGA
- a CDS encoding J domain-containing protein: MREDATFYEVLGVDADASTGTIEDAYREKAREYHPDVSDRPNAREEFQRINRAREVLTDSTERARYDRLGHETYLDRQRRGQPTADDTDAGDPPPQRRESAASGATEASHRTRRTRTGGGAADGRSERPGAAGSARSGADTVDERRARGASGGTTPGWFALHEVLSAAALLAAAGGVVVGAALLGGTLSGPTNVRLFLVGCWTVVAVLAGTLAARSGPALPDDVVRVHALPLALFVSAWYLRRVDGGDLLVGGLLAYGAFAALFRTSALVGRDRGSTLRPALVWFLGTAPAVLVLSASRVPVPGRVAPVPTRELGSGVGGLAPTVAVALALGAPVAVALGYAFVRLGRALV; encoded by the coding sequence ATGCGTGAGGATGCGACGTTCTACGAGGTTCTGGGCGTCGACGCCGACGCCAGTACCGGGACCATCGAGGACGCCTACCGCGAGAAGGCCAGGGAGTACCATCCGGACGTGAGCGACCGGCCGAACGCCCGCGAGGAGTTCCAGCGTATCAACCGGGCTCGCGAGGTCCTCACCGACTCGACCGAGCGCGCGCGTTACGACCGCCTCGGGCACGAGACGTACCTCGACCGCCAGCGCCGCGGACAGCCCACGGCCGACGACACGGACGCCGGTGACCCCCCGCCCCAGCGGCGCGAGTCGGCCGCGAGCGGGGCAACCGAGGCCAGCCACCGGACCCGCCGGACCAGAACGGGGGGTGGGGCGGCCGACGGCCGCTCGGAACGACCGGGCGCAGCCGGGTCTGCCCGGTCGGGGGCGGACACGGTGGACGAGCGCCGCGCGCGCGGCGCCTCGGGCGGGACGACACCGGGGTGGTTCGCGCTCCACGAGGTGCTCTCGGCGGCGGCACTGCTGGCGGCCGCTGGCGGTGTCGTGGTGGGTGCGGCCCTCCTCGGCGGGACGCTGTCCGGACCGACGAACGTGCGACTGTTCCTCGTCGGGTGCTGGACGGTGGTCGCGGTCCTCGCGGGAACGCTCGCCGCGCGGAGCGGCCCGGCGCTCCCGGACGACGTCGTTCGGGTCCACGCGCTCCCGCTCGCGCTGTTCGTGAGTGCCTGGTACCTCCGCCGGGTCGACGGGGGGGACCTGCTCGTCGGTGGGCTCCTCGCGTACGGGGCGTTCGCCGCGCTGTTCCGGACCTCGGCGCTGGTTGGGCGGGACAGGGGGTCGACGCTCCGCCCGGCGCTCGTCTGGTTCCTCGGGACGGCGCCGGCCGTGCTGGTACTCTCCGCGTCGCGGGTCCCGGTTCCTGGACGGGTCGCCCCCGTCCCCACCAGGGAACTCGGCAGCGGAGTGGGTGGCCTCGCCCCCACGGTGGCAGTGGCGCTCGCGCTCGGGGCGCCCGTCGCCGTCGCGCTCGGCTACGCGTTCGTGCGACTGGGTCGGGCGCTGGTCTGA
- a CDS encoding M99 family carboxypeptidase catalytic domain-containing protein: MRDTPTTTDPTGTADASSENSGLSRRSFVKAAGIVGLGTAALSSSASPARAAPSSDYTIFENTVHEQPVHVYEAARDGPTTLVVGGIHGDEQAGYRAADQIADWTVDRGKLVVVPRANPQAIAADHRPWSNDLNRQFPPTDEECYSRLARGLWATIEWHDPDWVFDLHSSRGIYKSGDGGVGQALFPTWTDPSRSSGEQTVASLNAEFDLSGDMAYRMGNTLDADRDLLMHRVAGVLDRPGFLCESTEKASLDEQVAWHLFTVEHVMAQYGQHRGVAGRSADGPVAERRTISLDDPWDSYSLSGNYEHPVVLAPALSYAGPQPAHSRVRNVSPDGFEARVEEWLYQNDVHYPESAGMLALEAGSYTLSDGRCVEVGTTTVGHQFESVSFGSDFGTTPVVLTQSQTVDSDGDPIVTRTHDVSTAGFDVCVQEEDGEEHGGYHSPETVAYVAIEPGLGAVSNCASEAGRTTADENWTRIEFDQSYADPVFLASVESYAGWNSVSVRYRNLTGSSVEVMLGEEQSADEEQGHVDESVAYLVLEG; the protein is encoded by the coding sequence ATGCGCGACACACCCACCACCACGGACCCAACCGGCACCGCGGACGCGAGCAGCGAGAACTCCGGCCTCTCCCGCCGGAGCTTCGTGAAGGCGGCCGGCATCGTCGGCCTCGGCACCGCCGCCCTCTCCAGCAGCGCTTCGCCGGCCCGTGCCGCCCCGAGCTCCGACTACACCATCTTCGAGAACACCGTCCACGAGCAGCCCGTTCACGTCTACGAGGCCGCGCGCGACGGCCCGACCACGCTGGTCGTCGGTGGCATCCACGGCGACGAACAGGCCGGCTATCGTGCGGCCGACCAGATCGCCGACTGGACCGTCGACCGCGGGAAGCTCGTGGTCGTCCCCCGGGCGAACCCGCAGGCCATCGCCGCCGACCACCGCCCGTGGAGCAACGACCTCAACCGGCAGTTCCCGCCGACGGACGAGGAGTGTTACTCCCGCCTGGCGCGAGGGCTCTGGGCTACCATCGAGTGGCACGACCCCGACTGGGTGTTCGACCTCCACTCCTCGCGTGGCATCTACAAGTCCGGCGACGGCGGCGTCGGGCAGGCGCTGTTCCCGACGTGGACGGACCCGTCGCGCTCCAGCGGGGAGCAGACGGTCGCGTCGCTCAACGCGGAGTTCGACCTCTCGGGCGACATGGCCTACCGGATGGGCAACACGCTCGACGCCGACCGCGACCTGTTGATGCACCGGGTCGCGGGCGTCCTCGACCGACCGGGGTTCCTCTGTGAGTCGACCGAGAAGGCGTCGCTCGACGAGCAGGTCGCATGGCACCTGTTCACCGTCGAGCACGTGATGGCCCAGTACGGCCAGCACCGCGGTGTCGCCGGGCGCAGCGCCGACGGCCCGGTCGCGGAGCGGCGGACCATCTCCCTCGACGACCCGTGGGACTCGTACTCGCTCTCCGGGAACTACGAGCACCCGGTCGTGCTGGCACCGGCGCTCTCCTACGCCGGCCCGCAGCCGGCCCACAGCCGCGTCCGCAACGTCTCCCCCGACGGCTTCGAGGCGAGGGTCGAGGAGTGGCTCTACCAGAACGACGTTCATTACCCCGAGAGTGCCGGGATGCTGGCCCTCGAGGCGGGCTCGTACACCCTCTCCGACGGCCGCTGTGTCGAGGTCGGCACCACGACGGTCGGCCATCAGTTCGAGAGCGTCTCGTTCGGGTCCGACTTCGGGACGACGCCCGTGGTGCTGACCCAGAGCCAGACCGTCGACAGCGACGGCGACCCCATCGTGACCCGGACCCACGACGTCTCGACGGCCGGGTTCGATGTCTGTGTCCAGGAGGAGGACGGCGAGGAGCACGGCGGCTACCACTCCCCCGAGACGGTCGCCTACGTCGCCATCGAACCGGGGCTCGGCGCCGTCAGTAACTGCGCCTCCGAGGCCGGGCGGACGACGGCCGACGAGAACTGGACCCGCATCGAGTTCGACCAGTCCTACGCGGACCCGGTGTTCCTCGCGTCGGTCGAGTCGTACGCGGGCTGGAACTCGGTCAGCGTCCGCTACCGCAACCTGACCGGCTCCAGCGTGGAGGTCATGCTCGGTGAGGAGCAGAGCGCCGACGAGGAGCAGGGCCACGTCGACGAGTCCGTCGCCTACCTCGTCCTCGAGGGCTGA